AGTGTTGGAGAAGGATTTTGGGGCTCAAAAGACTTTTTAGGGTGAGAGAAGGATTTTGGGGCTCAGAAAAGGACTTTTTAGAGCTCAGAAAAGGACTTTTTAGGGTTGAATAAGGATTTTGGGGGTTGAGAGAAGGACTTTGGGGCTCAGAAAAGGACTTTTTAGTGTTGGAGAAGAATTTTGAGGCTCAAAAAATGACTTTAGGGTTAGAGAAGGATTTTGGGGGGTCAGAAAAGGACTTTTTAGGGTTGGAGAAGGATTTGGGGGCTcaaaaaatgactttttaggGTTAGAGAAGGATTTTGGGGGTCAGAAAAGGACTTTTTAGGGTTGAATAAGGATTTTGGGGGTTGAGAGAAGGACTTTGGGGCTCAGAAAAGGACTTTTTAGTGTCAGAGAAGGATTTTGGGGCTCAGAAAAGGACTTTTTAGTGTTGGAGAAGGATTTGGGGGCTCAGAAAAGGACTTTTTAGTGTCAGAGAAGGATTTTGGGGCTCAGAAAAGGACTTTTTAGTGTCAGAGAAGGATTTTGGGGCTCAGAAAAGGACTTTTTAGTGTTGGAGAAGGATTTGGGGGCTCAGAAAAGGACTTTTTAGTGTCAGAGAAGGATTTTGGGGCTCAGAAAAGGACTTTTTAGTGTTGGAGAAGAATTTTGAGGCTCAAAAAATGACTTAGGGTTAGAGAAGGATTTTGGGGGGTCAGAAAAGGACTTTTTAGGGTTGAATAAGGATTTTGGGGGTTGAGAGAAGGATTTTGGGGCTCAGAAAAGGACTTTTTAGTGTTGGAGAAGAATTTTGAGGCTcaaaaaatgactttttaggGTTAGAGAAGGATTTGGGGGGTCAGAAAAGGACTTTTTAGGGTTGAATAAGGATTTTGGGGGTTGAGAGAAGGACTTTGGGGCTCAGAAAAGGACTTTTTAGTGTCAGAGAAGGATTTTGGGGCTCAGAAAAGGACTTTTTAGTGTCAGAGAAGGATTTTGGGGCTCAGAAAAGGACTTTTTAGTGTCGGAGAAGGATTTTGGGGCTCAAAAAAGGACTTTTTAGTGCTGGAGAAGGGTTTTTAGGGTCAGCAAAGGATCGTGGGGGTGCCTGACAGACTTTTGGGGCTGGGCAAAAGCTTTTGGGGTGCGAGGGGCCGTGGGAACGTTGATCCACCCGTCCCAAAATAGTCCCTTTGCCCTCGGAATGTGCCGAATTCCCACCGTTTCCTTCTGGAAGCCGCTGGCAAACAAACCCCCGACGCTGTTTATCTTTCCACCATCCACCAGGAGCAGCACAAAATCCCACCAGATGTGCTTTCATTTCTCCAGCAGCACAAGTTTCGCTCCCAAACAAGCTCCTGAGTGGATTTGGGGACGAATcccctcccaaatccccccttCCCAGAGATTTCCTCGGTCCCACGCTCCTCAAATCCCTCCATGGGGGGAAAATCGATCCTTTctaacccctttttccccctggaaAATGCTTTTTGGTAGCTTGAGGTGACCCCTTCTCATATTTTTTAGGGGGAGTGTAACAAATCTGGTGGCAAAAAGGAGGATTTGCTCCTATTTCCTTCTTCCCACACCCCCATCATTCCCAAACCTTCCAAAAACGGCTGTTTTAGGGTGTTTTCCCCTCATTTTTCCTATCCTCCAAGCTGGGAAAAGGCCCAAAAGTCGAATTCATGATGATTTGTATCGTCCCCcgacaggaggttgtggagaGGGGGAGCTGGActctcctccccagccacaGCACCAGGGGAAACGGCCTCGACCGGTGTCAGGGAGGGATTTGGGCAGGGAAACGGCCATTTCTGCCCCAAAACGCTTGCCAAAGCCCTGGAGGAGGTTGCCAGAGGCTGTAGGGGAGGGATCCTCCATCCAGGCTCAGGGATGTGGTTTGGGGCTGAGGGAACCGAGGGAAGGGTTTGGAGCTAAAGGGGCTTTTTGGCCTTGGTTCTCTGAGGGTTCCGAtttggctggttttgggggggtttggggcctttttgggggggaaaatCGTCTTCTCTGAGGGAAAAATGTCCTCTCTGAGGGAAAAATGTTGTCTCTGAGGGGATTCATCCACTTTGGGAGGGAAATTCGTCCTCTTCTGAGGGGATTCATCCACTTTGGGAGAGAATTCACCCTTTCTGAGAGGATTCATCCCATTTTGAGGGGATTTCACCCCCTTTTTGGAGGGAAATTTGTCTTTTCTGAGGGAAAGTTGTTCTCTCTGAGGGAAAATTGTCTTCTCTGAGGGGATTTGTCTACTTTGGGAGGCAAATCCATCCTCTTCTGAGGGGATTCATCCACTTTTGGAGGGAAATTCATCCTctctgaggggatttggggcCTTTTTGGAGGGGAATTCGTCTTTTCTGAGGGAAAACTGTTTTCTCTGAGGGGATTCATCCACTTTGGGAGGGAATTGACCCTTTCTGAGGGGTTTCATCCCTTTTTAAGGGGATTTCACCCCCTTTTTGGAAggaaatttgtcctctctgaggGAAAATTGTCCTCCCTGGGGGGATTTGTCTACTTTGGGAGGGAAATTCGTCCACTCTGAGGGGATTCATCCACTTTTGGAGGGAAATTCATTCTctctgaggggatttggggcCTTTTTGGAGGGAAATTCGTCTTTTCTGAGGGAAATTCGTCCTCTTCTGAGGGGATTCATCCACTTTGGGAGGGAATTGACCCTTTCTGAGAGGATTCATCCCTTTTTGAGGGGATTTCACCCCCTTTTTGGAGGGAAATCTGTcttttctgagggaaaattgTCCTCTCTGTGGGGATTCATCCAGTGTGGGAGGGAATTCACCCTctctgaggggatttggggcttttttgagGGGGTTTCACCCCCTTTTTTGGAGAGAAATTCGTCTCTGAGggaaatttgtcctctctgaggGGATTCATCCCATTTTGAGGGGATTTCACCCCCTTTTTGGAGGGAAATCTGTCTTTTCTGAGGGAAAGTTGTTCTCTCTGAGGGAAAATTGTCTTCTCTGGGGGGATTTGTCTACTTTGGGAGGGAAATTCGTCCTctctgaggggatttggggcCTTTTTGGAGGGGAATTCGTcttttctgagggaaaattgTCCTCTCTGGGGGGATTTGTCTACTTTGGAAGGGAATTCACCCTCTCTGAGGGGATTTGAGGCCTTTTTGAGGGGATTTCACCCTCTTTTTGGAGGGAAATTCATCTCTGAGGGAAAATTGTCCTCTCTGAGGGGATTCATCCACTTTGGGGTGTAAATTCATCCTCTTTTGGGGGTAATTCACTCTGTTTTGGAGGgaatttcctcttctctcagGGAAAATTATCCCCCCTGAGGAGATTCATCCACTTTGGGAGGGAATTTCATTCTCTCTGAGGGGATTCATCCTGTTTTTGAGGAGATTCATCCTGTTTTGAGGGCAATTCACCCTCTTTTGATAGGAATCCACCCTCTCTGATGGGATTCATCCACTTTGGGAGGGAAATTCATCCTCTTTTGGGGGTAAAACACTTAAAAGGgataaaaattaaacttttgGAGGGGAATTCACCCTCTCTGGGGAGATTCATCCCATTTTGAGGGGAATTCACCCTCTCTGAGGGGATTCATCCACTTTGGGAGGGAAATTCATCCTCTTTTGAGGGAAATTCACTCTCTCTGAGGGGATTCATCCCTCCAGAGGACTGAATTTCCCTCAGAGAGGACGAAACTCCCTCAACGAGGATGAATTTCCCTCCAAAGGGGGTTAATTCCCTTCATGAAAGGATGAATTCTCCCCCAAAAGGGATGAATTCTCCCCAAAAAGGGCTGAATCCCCTCAGGGAGGGTGAAGTTCCCTGCAGTCCCAGGTCTGGCCCGTGGATGCCCTCACACCCTCCACATCAGACATCGCCCTCCCCTCCGGATCCAGCCCCAATTTCTGACTCTATCCTCTCTCTTTTGAGGAAAAATCATTGTGAATCAAGGAGGGAACATGAAATTGTCCctttttggggtggttttgtgGCAATTCAAGGCCCTGACGCcacctctctcccctctccccagttGACATGGATGATGAAGACGGCCGGTGCCTGTTAGATGTCATTTGGTGAGTCCATTTCCCTTTCCCTCAACAAGCCAAAAAGcctcaaatcaccccaaaaatcCATTCAGGAGgcaggaaaaaaccaaaaaaagctccttttgggttttttacccctTAAACTTCCCCCTTGTCTCTCCCTTTGCAGCGACCCTCAGGCCCTCAACGATTTCTTACATGGCTCCGAGAAGGTGAGTGATGAAACTCAAACTCAACCTTTTTACTTTGAAccaaacccccagtttttctaaggtaaaaaaagaacaacccCCTGAAATCCAAGTTGGAGTTTTTCAAGCTTTTTAGGGCCCCTCAACCAGCCCCTTTGGGGCTCCCGGGTGTCTgctgggggatgggggtgggaCTCAACCCATCACCCCtcgtttttctctctttttctcttttttttcccctcattttgaggtggggttttgattttttgttgtttttttgctcctctccagaaaataaacccccatCTTTTCACTTCCAGATTGACAGTGATGATCTCCTGGACAACACAGGAGATGCAGCCAGCGCCTTCTTTGAAGGTGCTGGGGTAGGTATTTGGGTTCATTTCTCCTCACCaacctttcctttccctcatgGGTCTGGCCCCTCCTTGATTGGCTTTTCACCCTATTTATTGGTTTTTCacttattttattgttttccctcatttttattgttttttccaccattttattgctttttctccccattttattgctttttctccccattttattgctttttctccccattttagtgggttttttcactccttttattagtttttccccattttcttgttgctttttcccctttttaattgtttttccccccttttattagtttttccctttttcattgggtttttttcccatcatttattgtttttctccccctttaaTTGAGATTTTCCCCCTTTTATTCATTTTCCCCCccttttatcatttttttcctcattttattgtgatttttctccccatttattgggttttttcccctttttaatgggttttcccctttttattatgttttttccccttttattggattttcccccttttattgtgttttttcccccttttattgtgttttttcccccttttattgtgttttttctctcttttattatattttatcctccttttattgttttccccccttttattgggtttttccccccttttatTGGGTTTTCCCCCCTTTTATtgggtttttccccccttttatTGGGTGTTCCCCCCTTTTTATTGGGTTCCCCCCccttttattgtattttttccccttttattatgttttcccccccttttattgtttttccctcttttattgggctttccccccccttttattgggttttttcccccttttcttctttttttcccccctttcttgtgttttttttcctctttcatggTTTCTTTTACTCCTTTTATTGTTTTCCCCCCATTTATTGGGGTTTTCCCCCCATTTATTGTGTTTTCCCCCCATTTATTGGGGGTTTTCCCCCCATTTATTGGGTTCCCTCCCCTTTTATTGTGGGTTTTCCCCCATTTATTGtgggttttcccccttttattTCCCCCTTCCTCGtgttttccccccatttttttATGTTGCCCCCCactttgcctcagtttcccccatTTTTAGGTCTCTCCCCCCACACCCTTCCACGGGCCGTCCCTCACCCTCTTCCCTTTGGCAACGTGACTCTTCCCCTCCATTTGGGAGCCAAAAAGGCAAATCAGAggtgtttttcttcccccctgCTTGTGTGACGTGGACCAAACGCTCCAAAAAGAGCCACAAAGCTCCTGCTTTGGCCACTAAAAGCCTCGTGGAAGGGGAATCGGTGGCCACCCCGTGGTAGCCCCCCACCAGCGgtcaccttcctcctcctccagctcacCGGTGTCTTTCTCCCCCCTCTTGGTTTTACCCCCTCAGCTCCACGTCCAAGAAGCCTCTGGCACCCACCTGAGCTCGGAGCAGAACCAACCAGCCCCCAGCGTGGACCTGGACTTTTTAGAAGATGACATTTTGGGGTCCCCTTCGgggggcggcgccggcggcggcTCTGGCGgcgcctcctcttcctcctccaacCTCCCCAACTCGGAGCAGCCCTGTGACATCCTCCAGCAGAGCCTCCAAGAAGCCAACATCACCGAGCAGACCTTGGAGGCGGAAGCAGAGCTGGATTTGGGTTCTTTCCAGCTCCCCACCCTCCAACCCGTCGTCCAAACGGCCGCCGACGGCACCCCCCAGATCTTTTCGGGGGGCACCGACCTCATCGGCCTCCAACCTCCCGCCGTCCTCGCTCACCAAACCTTGGTGCAACAGCCAGTCGGGGCTGACGTGGTCAACAAAGCCATCAGCGTCCAACCTTTCCTTCAACAGGTTGGGTTGGGCAACGTCACCATCCAACCCATCTCCAACCTTCAGGGTTTACCCAACGGCAGCCCCGGCGGCGCCTTGGGCATCGGCCCCATCCAAGTGGTTGGTCAACAAGTGATGGCCATCAACCAACCTGCTCAACAGATCATTGCCAAGCAGGTTCAACCTTCTCAGGTGGCCACGGTGCCGGTGGGTGGCTACATCACCCAACCGGCGCcggagcagcagcaggtcacCCTCTCCTCCGCCGGCGTCTCGCCGCAGAACGCCGGCTTGGTCATCCAGAAGAACCTGCAGACCGTGGCCACCACCACCCTCAACGGCAACTCCATGTTCACCCAAAGCTCTCAACCCCTCACCGTCACCTCCAACCTCAGCAGCCCCTTGGTCCAAACCCAAAACGTCATCATCCACCGGACGCCCACCCCCATCCAACCCAAACCCGCCGGCGTCCTCCAGCAGAAGCTCTACCAGATCACCCCCAAACCTTTCGCCTCCAACAACGCCACCCTCACCATCCAAAACGAAACCTCCCTCCAGCaacccaaaacacaacagaacTTGACTTTCATGACCGGCAAACCCGGCCAGAACGTCGTCCTCTCCGGTTTCCCCCAAGGGCTCCCTGCCAACGTCTTCAAGCAGCCTCAGCCTCAACAGCAGACCCTCAACAAGCCCATGAGCGTCCACCTCCTCAACCAGGGCAGCAGCATCGTCATCCCTGCTCAGCACGTCCCTCAGGCCATGCTACAGGGGCAGAACCAGTTCCTCCTGCCGGGACAACTGGCCGGTGCCTCGGCCGTGCAGATCCCTCAGCAGCTCTCGGCGTTACCGGCCAACATGGGGGGTCAGATCTTAACGGCGTCCCACCCGGCTGGCCAAGCTCACATCATCACCAGCCAAGGGCCTGGTGGGCAGTTGATCACCAACCAAGCTTTGCCAGCTCAGATCCTCACCAACCAGAACTTGGCCGGTCAACTCAACCTGGGCCAAGTGTTGACCTCGCAGAACGCCCACGGCACCGCTCACATCCTCTCGGCGCCCATCCAGCTCCAACCCGGCCAAGTGGCTCAACCAACCCTCTTCCAGATGCCGGTTTCTTTAGCTGGCAACTTGACCACCCAAAGTCAACCTTCAGTAGCCGCTTCCTTGAGCCAAACCGGCCAGACTGTCATCCAAGGGGTCACTTTACCCAACCAAGTGGCCACCATGCAAGTGGCGACCGACAACCTCGGCCAAGCCGTCAGCATCCAACCGAACGCCGCGGCCACCAGTAGCCAAAGCCCAGGGCTTGGCCAAACCCAACCGGCTTCGGCCTCGGGTCTGTTACCGAGCGCTGAGCCATCCTCCATCCTCGCCGTCCAAGCCCAGGCGgctgctcctctccagctcAACGTGCcacctcctccagcccagcagccaaCTCCTTCCCAGGCCAGTCCCAGTTTGGCTTCCAGCCCTGAGAAGATCATTTTGGGTCAAACCGCCGCCGGTGCCGTCATCAACCAGGATTCCATGCAGATGTTCCTCCAGCAGGTAAGCAGAACCTCACTGCTGGGGGCCCAACTCAAAGACAGGTTTTGGGGGGTGCCCTTGAGCTCTGGGTGgcccagaggggttttgggatgTTCCTCCTTGTCCTTGTTGGTCCTTTGGGCCACCAACCCCCTGCCCTCGTCGGTCCTTTGGGCCACCAACGCGCTGTGTCTTGTTGCCCCTCCTCAGGTCCCACCTGACTCGGTCAAGGGTTTGGGGATGGTTCAGGCAACAGATTCAAACCACCCCGAGGGGAGTTTTGGCTCCCAAACCCATTTGGTTCAAGTTCTGGTCCCTCCAGGGGCTTTTTGTTCCTTCTGGAGGGGTTTTGGGCTCCTAAACCCCTTTGGTTCAAGTTCTGGTCCCTCCAGAGGCTTTTTGTTCCTCCTAGAGGGGTTTTGGCTCCTAAATCCCTTCTCCAAGGGGAAGTTCTGGTCTCTCCAGGGGCTTTTTGTCCCTCCTGGAGGGGTTTTGGGCTCCTAAACCCCATTTCCAAGGGTGTTCTGGTCCTTCCAGAGGCTTTTTGTCCCTCCTGGAGGGGTTTTGGCTCCTAAATCCCTTCTCCAAGGGGAAGTTCTGGTCTCTCCAGAGGCTTTTTGTTCCTCCTGGAGGGGTTTTGGGCTCCTAAACCCCATTTCCAAGGGTGTTCTGGTCCTTCTAGAGGCTTTTTGTCCCTCCTGGAGGGGTTTTGGGCTCCTAAACCCCTTTGGTTCAAGTTCTGGTCTCTCCAGGGGCTTTTTGCTCCTCCTGGAGAGGTTTTGGCTCCTAAACCCCTTCTCCAAGGGCAAGATCTGGTCCCTGTGACATCACCTGAGGTTGCTTGTGGTGGATCCCAAATCCCTTCTCCCACCTCAGGAGCccaaagggggttttggggtgatCCCCAGGGTGGGAGTTTGCTCTTGGAAGCCCCCTGGGCTCCCCcaaaggagctggggaggggagggttggaagggagggGGGTGGTTACTTTGGAGGCAAAGAGACAGGAGTTGGTAGAATGAACCCCACCATGTGCTGGATTTTGGGGGGTTCCCCCCCAGTCCTGCAGCTGATGGTGGGATGAGGGTCCCCTCTCCCCCTtgtcccctccctgtccccctcctctgtccccctgccccccacTAACCCGCTGAGCCGCTGCTGCTTCGCTTCTCCGCTCCCTCCCGCAGGCTTTgcccctccccctcccggcTCGGGGCCGTCTCCTTAACGAAGGAGCACAATCAGTGTTAATTAAAGGGGGGGTTGGGGCTCCAGCTCTCCTGGGGGGGGAGGAACCTAAAGCAGAGGCTGTGTCTGCCCTGGGCTGACGGGATCGAGTCAGAGGGTCACTGGGTCAATCACTGGATCGATCACTGAGTCATTAAATTGATCACTGAGGCATTGGATCAGTCACTTGAATCATTGGATCAGTCATTGAGTCACTGAATTGATCACTGAGTCGATCCCTGAGTTGATCACTGAGGCATTGAGTTGATCCCTGGATCAATCATTGAGTCATTGGATCAGTCATTAAATGATTGGATCATTGGATCAGCCACAGAGCCAACCATTGGATCAGTTGTTGGATCAATTGTTGGATCAGTTGTTGGATCACTGACTCGCTTGTGGAGTCACTGAATCGATCATTGGGTCACTGGATCACTCCCAGGCCAACCAATCATTGGCTGGATCACTGGATCATTCCCAGACCAATCACTGGCTGGATCACTGGGTCACTCCCAGACCAATCACTGGCTGGATCACTGGATCACTCCCAGGCCAACCAATCATTGGCTGGGTCACTGGATCATTCCCAGACCAACCAATCACTGGCTAGGTCACTGGATCATTCCCAGACCAATCACTGGCTGGATCACTCCCAGACCAACCAATCATTGGCTGGGTCACTGGATCACTCCCAGACCAACCACTGGCTGGGTCACTGGGTCACTCCCAGACCAACCAATCATTGGCTGGATCACTGGATCACTGCCAGACCAATCATTGGCTGGATCACTCCCAGGCCAACCAATCATTGGCTGGATCACTGGATCACTCCCAGACCAATCATTGGCTGGATCACTCCCAGGGCAACCAATCATTGGCTGGATCACTGGATCACTCCCAGGGCAACCAATCATTGGCTAGGTCACTGGATCATTCCCAGACCAATCACTGGATCGCTCCCAGACCAATCATTGACTGGATCACTCCCAGGCCAACCAATCACTGGCTGGATCACTGGATCACTCCCAGACCAGCCACTGGCTGGGTCACTGGATCACTGGATCACTGCCCAGCCCAgtctgtgcccctgcctggctCCCAGAGCCCTCGCAGCCCCCCGAGTCCGTCCCGGGCCgtgtccctctgccccagcccccgcTGCCCGTCCCCCActaacctcttcctctctccttctgttGCAGTTACCCGCAGggcagcagaagctccctggagCCTCCCCGCCCCCTTCGCTCCCTCCCCCGCCGGCCCCCGGGGACCCCCCGGCCCTTCCCCCCTCCCACCTGCCCCAGATCCACTCCCCACACCCCTCCCgccccccttcccagccccagcccctctccaggCCCCCGTCCCGCCCTCACTCCCGCCCCCCgtcccagccccaggccctgTCCCGCCCCCCCTCCGAGCCCCTGGCGCGCCCCTGCACCCCGCAAGCGCCCGGCCTCTACGTCCTCCCCAACCAAGTGGCCTCGTCCCCCCTTGGGGGGGTCCAACACCCCCTTCGTCCCCCTTCCCAACCTCAaccccctttccctcctctccctcctcctcctccagaaccttcctcctcctcctcctcctcctcctctcagctCCCCGATCTGCCCCCTCCCCATTTCCAGCTGCAGTTCCCGGCTCAGGGGCAGCTCAAAGCCTCGGCCCCCTCCCCCCTGCGCTTGACCCCGGAGCCCCCTCCCCGCAGCggcttccccctgccccccaccgcccccttccagccccccccggccccccccagccccgctcctCCGCAGAAGCAAATCCTCGACAGGTTCCAGCAGGTAACTCCaggccccagctcccagggggaggaggaggaggaggagggggaggaagaggatggagAGGCACAGAAAGACCCACCAGCCCACCGCCCCCACCAGCCCCCCCAGGTTCTGGGGGCTCCTGACGTGGTTTTGGGGGCGTTTTGTGTTACTTTGGGGCTCTTGGAGGTTGGAGGAGCGACCTTGGGGCTggaaaggggagggagaggacGTGGGGAGGAAGAATTGGGCCCCTTCTGCTTCTCCCCGGGGCTCAAACGCCTTCATTTGGGGCCTTTTCTGTGATTTCAGGGCTCAAACTCCTTGATTTGGGGCTTTTCCTGTGATTTCAGGGCTCAAACTCCTTGATTTGGGGCTTTTCCTGTGATTTCAGGGCTCAAACTCCTCGATTTGGGGCTTTTCCTGTGATTTCAGGGCTCAAACTCCTCGATTTTGGGCCTTTTCTCTGATTTCAGGGCTCAAACTCATCGATTTTGGGGCTTTTCCTGTGATTTCAGGGCTCAAACTCATCGATTTTGGGGCCTTTCCTGTGGTTTCAGGGCTCAAAGTCCTTGGTTTTGGGCTTTTCCTGGGATTTCCTGGCCCAAAATCCTCAGTTTGGGGATTTCAGGGCTCAAACTCATTGATTTTGGGTCTTTTATATGATTTCAGGGCTCAAAGTCCTTGGTTTTGGGCTTTTCCTGGGATTTCCTGGCCCAAAATCCTCAGTTGGGTGATTTCACGGCTCAAACTCATCGATTTTGGGTCTTTTATGTGATTTCAGGGCTCAAATTCCTTGATTTTGGGCCTTTCCTGTGATTTCCTGGCCCAAAATCCTCAGTTGGGTGATTTCAGGGCTCAAACTCCTTGATTTTGGGCCTTTTCTGTGATTTCAGGGCTCAAACTCCTCGATTTTGGGCCTTTCCTGTAATTTCAGGGCCCAAACTCTTTGATTTTGGTCTCTTCCTGGGATTTCCAGGCTCAAAATCCTCAGTTTGGGGATTTCAGGGCTCAAACCCCTTGATTTTGGGCCTTTCTTGTGATTTCAGGGCCCAAACTCATTGATTTGGGGCTTTTCCTGTGATTTCAGGGCTCAAAGTCCTTGATTTTGGGGATTTCAGGGCTCAAACTCCTCGATTTTGGGCCCTTCCTGTGATTTCCAGGCTCAAAATCCTCAGTTTGGGGATTTCAGGGCTCAAACTCCTCGATTTTGGGCCCTTCCTGTGATTTCAGGGCCCAAACTCATCAATTTTGGGCCTTTTCTGTGATTTCAGGGCCCAAACTCcttgattttgggttttttctgtgatttcagagCCCAAACTCTTTGATTTTGGGCCTTTCCTGTGGTTACAGGGCCCAAACTCCTCAATTTGGGGCCTTTCCTGTAATTTCAGGGCCCAAACTCATCATTTTTGGGCCTTTTCTGTCATTTCAGGGCCCAAACTCCTCGATTTTGGGCCTTTTCTGTGATTTCAGGGCCCAAACTCATCAATTTTGGGCCTTTTCTGTGATTTCAGGGCTCAAACTCATCAATTTTGGGCCTTTCCTGTGATTTCAGAGCTCAAACTCCTCGATTTTGGGCcttttctgtgatttcagagCCCAAACTCCCCGATTTGGGGCCGTTCCTGTGATTTCAGAGCCCAAACTCCCCAATTTGGGGCTGTTCCTGTGattccagcccccagcaggtGCCTCTTTTCAGCTCCATCTCCCACACGCTGAGTTTTGGGGCCGGTCCCGTCCCCCTTCATCCTCCAAGAGCCTCGTGGGTGATTTTTAGGGTGAAAGGCTGTGATTTAGGGCGAGGTtttcacccctggggtccttttggggttttgtaGGTGCCCCAGGGGATCATCCTGCAGACcaagcagcctcctgccaccaGCCAGCCCTCGCTCGGCCCCTTCAGCGCCGCCTCCTCCGTCCTGGTCAGTGGCCCCGGGCAAGTGGCCACGGCCACGGCCACCACCACGGCGGCCACGGCCCACGGCCACGCGGCACCCGCTGCCCTCACGCCCTCCACtgcaggtgggtgctgggggatcAAGGGGGGAGTGTTTGGGGGGGACACCAGAGGAGGGGGAGCCCCAAAAATGAGTGTCCAGGGATGTAGGAGTCACCAGATGTGTGTCCCAAAGCAGGGGCATCCCAGAGCAGGCACATCCCAGAGCAGGGACACCCCAAACCATGAGCATCCCAGACCAGGGTCATCCCAAACCAGGGTCATCCCAGACCAGGGTCATCCCAAACCAGGGTCATCCCAGACCAGGGTCATCCCAAACCAGGGACATCCCAGACCAGGGACATCCCAGACCAGGGACATCCCAAACCATGAGCATCCCAAGCCAGGCACATCTCAGACCAGGGACATCCCAGACCAGGCACATCCCAAACCCTGAGCATCCCAGACTAGGGTCATCCCAAACCAGGCACAACTCAGACCAGGGACATCCCAAACCAGGGACATCCCAAACCAGGGACATCCCAAACCAGGCACAACTCAGACCAGGGACATCCCAGACCAGGGACATCCCAGACCAAGCACATCCCAAACCAGGGTCATCCCAAACCATGAGCATCCCAGACCAGGGACATCCCAGACCAGGGACATCGCAAACCATGAGCATCCCAGACCAGGGACATCCCAGACCAGGGACATCGCAAACCATGAGCATCCCAAGCCAGGCACATCTCAGACCAGGGACATCCCAGACCAGGCACATCCCAAACCCTGAGCATCCCAGACCAGGGACATCCCAAACCAGGGACATCCCAAACCAGGGTCATCCCAAACCAGGGACATCCCAGACCAGGCACATCCCAA
This portion of the Colius striatus isolate bColStr4 unplaced genomic scaffold, bColStr4.1.hap1 scaffold_134, whole genome shotgun sequence genome encodes:
- the BICRA gene encoding BRD4-interacting chromatin-remodeling complex-associated protein isoform X2; translation: MDDEDGRCLLDVICDPQALNDFLHGSEKLHVQEASGTHLSSEQNQPAPSVDLDFLEDDILGSPSGGGAGGGSGGASSSSSNLPNSEQPCDILQQSLQEANITEQTLEAEAELDLGSFQLPTLQPVVQTAADGTPQIFSGGTDLIGLQPPAVLAHQTLVQQPVGADVVNKAISVQPFLQQVGLGNVTIQPISNLQGLPNGSPGGALGIGPIQVVGQQVMAINQPAQQIIAKQVQPSQVATVPVGGYITQPAPEQQQVTLSSAGVSPQNAGLVIQKNLQTVATTTLNGNSMFTQSSQPLTVTSNLSSPLVQTQNVIIHRTPTPIQPKPAGVLQQKLYQITPKPFASNNATLTIQNETSLQQPKTQQNLTFMTGKPGQNVVLSGFPQGLPANVFKQPQPQQQTLNKPMSVHLLNQGSSIVIPAQHVPQAMLQGQNQFLLPGQLAGASAVQIPQQLSALPANMGGQILTASHPAGQAHIITSQGPGGQLITNQALPAQILTNQNLAGQLNLGQVLTSQNAHGTAHILSAPIQLQPGQVAQPTLFQMPVSLAGNLTTQSQPSVAASLSQTGQTVIQGVTLPNQVATMQVATDNLGQAVSIQPNAAATSSQSPGLGQTQPASASGLLPSAEPSSILAVQAQAAAPLQLNVPPPPAQQPTPSQASPSLASSPEKIILGQTAAGAVINQDSMQMFLQQVPQGIILQTKQPPATSQPSLGPFSAASSVLVSGPGQVATATATTTAATAHGHAAPAALTPSTAGVTPPVPADTKPFAAGSATIPAGKGATAPGKAPAPLGIQQPGQSKPGVISSVSGLSLAKGPLQIQVVGKGLSQLVPSVQGQQLYDAKLGLKKAPLLQPSKEACLLEQLHKHQGSVLHPDYKSSFRSFEDALQRLLPYHVYQGTLPSARDHRRVDEEFEVVSAQLLKRTQAMLNKYRLLLLEESRRVSPSAEMVMIDRMFIQEEKTTLALDRQLAKEKPDEFASSRPPPPSPLPPPSSSSSSSSSSSSTPPIPPAPIPPPPPPPRLVIKHRAGGAPSVTWARAAPGTPPTPWDGDDDALPSRSRPPIKTYEARSRIGLKLKIKQEAGLSKVVHNTALDPVHRDADAANAAQLNGTGDHGRRLGPHCRLPLRKTFRQSLDAEPPAPPDPKTSPLAPSHHHHHHHHHHHHHHHKTPDASEKSPKLLFCPRNDGRGGGLAPQKAPRPRDDDGSDGFYGSLIKPDPPDVEPEAPAATWGAGNVTSLPPKRRRASSPEMDNASFSSDSPQDDSLTEHLQSAIDSILNLQQPTSSSSAVTAAAARPPSSYNSSSSPFSSSSSSSPPRRRADAFLPPQHNGGLGARTLNR